The window TCCAGGTCCGAGCTCCCGGTCTGGTGAATGATGCGAATCCGCCGCCCGCTGTTTTGGAGAAGGGGGAGAGCCGCCGTCGCCGTCCGATTGAGAAAATGCGAACCCTGGCTTCCTCCGAAGATCAGGACAACCGGAATCTCCCTCTTTTCCCGGCGGACCTGGAGATTGAAAAACTCATCGCGCACGGGGTTGCCGATGAAAACGCCCTTGTCGCCGAAAAAGGGCAGGGAATCGGCGAAGGAGGTCACGGCCCGATCGACGAAGCGCCGCAGCATCCGGTTGGTGAAGCCCGGACGAACGTTCTGTTCCAGAATGACGGTCGGGCGTCCCAGCCAGGCGGCCGGAAGGACGACGGGGCCTGAACTGTAGCCGCCCATCCCGATAACGAGGGCCGGCCGGAGAACGGTCAGGAGATAAACGGATTTCAGGAAGGCCGCGGGCAGAAGAAAGGCGGCGCGCAGGCTTTTCCATCCCCGGCCGACAAGGCCTTCGACCGCAAGGGAGATGAAACGGACGCCGTGGCGCTCCATGATTTGCCTTTCGACATCCCGGCGGCCGCCGACATACACCAGTTGGAGATCGGGGCTTTTCGCCTTGAGGGCCCGGCCGACCATGAGCGAAGGATAGAGATGCCCTCCGGTGCCGCCGCCGCAGATCACGATGTTCCGCGGCTTCACGTCAGCCCTCCGGATTCCCGCTTACGCCGGGAGATGTTGAGAAGAAGCCCCGCGGCCGCCAGGCTGCAGAGAAGGGCCGATCGTCCGAAGGAAATGAAAGGCAGGGGCAGCCCTGTCGCCGGACCCAGCCCGAGAACAATCGAGATGTTGAGCAGAGACTGGGCCGTGATCATGAGCGTCAAGCCGGCCGCGACGAGCTTGTGTAGAGGATCGGCGGTGCGGAGTGCGATGGCCAGGCCCCGCCACAAAAAGATGAAAAACAGCGTCAGGGTGAAAACCGTTCCCAGGAGACCGAACTCTTCACCAAGAATCGCATAGATGAAATCCGTGTGGGCGCAGGGCAGGAAGAACAGCTTCTGAATACTTCCTCCCAGGTTGACTCCCAGGATGCCGCCCGCGCCTACGGCCAGTTTGGACTGGATGACCTGGAAGCTTTTTCCCAGGACGTCCTTTTCCATCGTCAGGAACTCCAGGATGCGGTCCATTCGATAGTCGGCCCGAAGGAGAAAGAAAAAGAAGACGCCCAAAGCCCCGGCGCCCGCCGCCAGGAAATATCTCAGCCGGACGCCACCCAGGAAAAGCATGGCCGACGAGACGGCGAAGAGGAAAACGGCGGTGCTGTAATCCGGTTGTTTCAGGATGAGGACGACGAAAACCATGATGACGAGAAACGGCACAAGAACGATTTTCCATTCGTGGAGACGGTCTTTTCGGCTGTGGCAATAATGGGCCGTGAAAAGAACGAGGGCGATCTTGGCCAGTTCGGAGGGCTGGAAGCGCAATCCGAACAGAAAGACCCACCGTTGAGTGTTGGCCACGGGGGGCATCACGAGGCAGAGAAGAAGCAGAATGAAACTGACGATGAGCAGGCCATAGACGGCCGCCGTGCTGTTGAAAATATCTTTGTGGAAGGAAGCCGCCGCGGCCAGCACAACGAGGCCCACGAGAACGCCGAAAACCTGATGAACGAAAAAATAAAGGGGATGGCCGTACTTTTCTCCGGCCAGGATGGCTGATGAGCTGAAAACCATGAGAATTCCGACAACGAGAAGCAGCAGGGTTGCCGCCAAAAGCGTTTTATCCAGGCCCTGCCGTGCGTTGCCGCTCATGATTCAGACCTTTTTCCTTTCCAAAATCCGGGCGATTTTCCGCACTTCGTTTTTGAACACCCGGCCCCGCTCCTCGAAACTCCGGAACATGTCCCAGCTTGTGCAGGCGGGTGCCAGAAGAACGACCTGGCCGGGTTCCGCCGCGGCGAAGGCCCGCCGCACCGCATCCCGGAATGAAGAGGCCCGTTCCAGAGAAACGGCGCCTTTCAGGGCGTTTTCCAAAGCGTCCGCGGCCTCGCCGACAAGAACCGCCCGGGCGGCTTTTTTTCGAACCGCCGGCCGAAGAGGACGGAAATCCCCTCCCTTGGCGCGGCCTCCCAGAATAAGGATGACCCGGTCTTCGACGGCGGCCAGGGCTTTGAGCGCGGCGTCCACGGTTGTGGCCTTGGAATCGTTGATAAAACGGACGCCCCGGAAGGTCAGTACATTCTCCAGCCGGTGTTCGAGTCCCTGGAAGGCCCGGATGGTCGTCTTCATCCGCCCGGGAGAGACGCCGAGCAGGTGTCCGGTCAGGGCCGCGGCCATGACATTCTCATGGTTGTGGGTTCCCGGGAGGCGGATGTCGCTCAGCGGAATCAAGGGTTTTTCTCCGCCGTCGTTCAGAACGATCCAACCGTTGCGGATGAAGACGCCCCGGGTCGGGAGCGCCTTTCGGCTGAAGGCGGCCGTCTGAAAGGGACCCTCCCGGCGCACGGCCCAAACCCGGGCATCGTCCCTGTTGAGAACGGCGTGATCCCGGGCGGACATGTTGCGGAAGAGTTTTTTCTTCGCGGCGAAGTAGGCCTCGAAGGAGCC of the Acidobacteriota bacterium genome contains:
- the murD gene encoding UDP-N-acetylmuramoyl-L-alanine--D-glutamate ligase; this translates as MDLRNKDALVVGFGKTGAALVRFLHRRGARVSVTEKRAAGELGKSASRWKDRGIRFETGGHTEAFLRDRDLILLSPGVPPHPAVAAAGRAGTPILSEIELAGRFLRGTIVAVTGTNGKSTTATLIHRILTDAGRKSYLAGNIGTPLISFVEASSTGHVYVVEISSFQLEHTERFRPDTAVFLNISENHIDWHGSFEAYFAAKKKLFRNMSARDHAVLNRDDARVWAVRREGPFQTAAFSRKALPTRGVFIRNGWIVLNDGGEKPLIPLSDIRLPGTHNHENVMAAALTGHLLGVSPGRMKTTIRAFQGLEHRLENVLTFRGVRFINDSKATTVDAALKALAAVEDRVILILGGRAKGGDFRPLRPAVRKKAARAVLVGEAADALENALKGAVSLERASSFRDAVRRAFAAAEPGQVVLLAPACTSWDMFRSFEERGRVFKNEVRKIARILERKKV
- the murG gene encoding undecaprenyldiphospho-muramoylpentapeptide beta-N-acetylglucosaminyltransferase, encoding MKPRNIVICGGGTGGHLYPSLMVGRALKAKSPDLQLVYVGGRRDVERQIMERHGVRFISLAVEGLVGRGWKSLRAAFLLPAAFLKSVYLLTVLRPALVIGMGGYSSGPVVLPAAWLGRPTVILEQNVRPGFTNRMLRRFVDRAVTSFADSLPFFGDKGVFIGNPVRDEFFNLQVRREKREIPVVLIFGGSQGSHFLNRTATAALPLLQNSGRRIRIIHQTGSSDLDATRAAYTEQGFESARTEAYLWDMPAAFDEADCIVCRAGATSVAELIAARKPSILVPFAGAAENHQEHNARVLEKAGGAEVLLEKDATPEALAGKILDLLEDRAKLAAMQMSLESLRRVDAAGHIAELCLKLIDQDPPGGER
- a CDS encoding putative peptidoglycan glycosyltransferase FtsW — translated: MSGNARQGLDKTLLAATLLLLVVGILMVFSSSAILAGEKYGHPLYFFVHQVFGVLVGLVVLAAAASFHKDIFNSTAAVYGLLIVSFILLLLCLVMPPVANTQRWVFLFGLRFQPSELAKIALVLFTAHYCHSRKDRLHEWKIVLVPFLVIMVFVVLILKQPDYSTAVFLFAVSSAMLFLGGVRLRYFLAAGAGALGVFFFFLLRADYRMDRILEFLTMEKDVLGKSFQVIQSKLAVGAGGILGVNLGGSIQKLFFLPCAHTDFIYAILGEEFGLLGTVFTLTLFFIFLWRGLAIALRTADPLHKLVAAGLTLMITAQSLLNISIVLGLGPATGLPLPFISFGRSALLCSLAAAGLLLNISRRKRESGGLT